Genomic DNA from Peribacillus simplex:
CAGTTACATCTTTAACCGATAAGTTTAATTCTTGAGCTACGAAAGTACGGAAACGAGCTGTATCAAGGACACCTGATTGTCCGATAACGCGTTCTTTAGGGAAACCTGATTCTTTGTAAACAGTGTAAGTCATTGCATCTACAGGGTTAGTCAAAACGATGATGGTTGTGTTAGGGGAATATTTAACGACTTCTTTAGTTACTGATTTCATAACTTTTTGGTTAGTTTGAACTAAGTCGTCACGGCTCATGCCGGGTTTGCGGGCAATTCCGGCAGTTATGATCACTACGTCGGAATCAGCTGTTTCTGCATAGTCGGATGTACCGATGATGTTAGCATCGAAACCTAGGACAGGTCCTGCTTCCGCCATATCAAGGGCTTTACCTTTTGTAGGGTTTTCAGCTTGCGGGATATCAACTAAAACGATATCGCCAAGTTCTTTTTGAGCGGCTAGGAATGCTGCTGTAGCACCAGTGAATCCAGCACCTACAACTGTGATTTTTTTACGTTTAGACATGTTATTTCCTCCTTAAAATATATGAATACTTTTGGAATACTTTTAACATCCTCATGAAAATATATTAAGCCTCCTGGAAAAGCAGCCCGTTCAGGCACTTTTCCAGAAAGCATATAATGAATTATTTAAGGTTTTTGATAAGCTCGTCTGCGAACTCAGAACATTTAACTTCCGTTGCACCTTCCATTAGGCGGGCAAAGTCGTATGTAACAACTTTAGAAGCGATTGTTTGTTCCACTGATTTAGTGATGCTGTTTGCAGCTTCGTTCCAGCCAAGGTGCTCAAGTAAAAGAACGCCTGAAAGAAGAACTGAAGATGGGTTAACTTTATCAAGACCAGCATATTTAGGAGCCGTTCCGTGAGTTGCTTCGAAGATGGCATGTCCAGTTTCGTAGTTGATGTTCGCTCCTGGAGCGATACCGATTCCGCCAACTTGTGCAGCTAATGCATCAGAAATGTAATCTCCGTTCAAGTTCATTGTTGCAACAACATCAAACTCTTTAGGACGAGTCAGGATTTGTTGTAAGAAGATATCAGCAATCGAATCTTTAACGATGATTTTGCCTTCAGCTTCAGCAGCGGATTGTGCTTTGTTAGCAGCTTCAGTGCCTTCAGCTTCTTTAATTTTGTCATATTGGTTCCATGTGAACACTTTATCGGCGAATTCTTGTTCTGCAACTTCATAACCCCAAGTTTTGAATGCACCTTCAGTGAATTTCATGATGTTACCTTTATGAACAAGCGTTAATGATTTACGGCCTTCTTTGATCGCATAGTTAAGCGCAGAACGAACAAGACGTTTCGTTCCTTCTTCGGAAATCGGTTTAATTCCGATACCTGAAGTTTCAGGGAAACGAATGTTTTGAACACCGAATTCGTTTTGCAGGAATTCGATTAATTTCTTAGCTTCGTCAGAACCTTTTGCATATTCGATACCAGCATAGATGTCTTCAGTGTTTTCACGGAAGATGACCATGTCAGTGTCTTCTGGACGTTTAACTGGTGAAGGTACACCTTCAAAGTAACGTACTGGACGAAGACATACGAATAAGTCCAATACTTGGCGCAATGCAACGTTCAATGAGCGGATACCGCCACCGATTGGAGTTGTAAGAGGTCCTTTAATAGCGATTAGATATTCGTTAATGACATCAAGAGTTT
This window encodes:
- the icd gene encoding NADP-dependent isocitrate dehydrogenase; translated protein: MAGHLTFEFESEVRDMTQSQKITVTNGALNVPNNPIVPYIEGDGIGPDIWAAASRVLDAAVEKAYNGEKKIEWKEVLAGQKAFDQTGEWLPQETLDVINEYLIAIKGPLTTPIGGGIRSLNVALRQVLDLFVCLRPVRYFEGVPSPVKRPEDTDMVIFRENTEDIYAGIEYAKGSDEAKKLIEFLQNEFGVQNIRFPETSGIGIKPISEEGTKRLVRSALNYAIKEGRKSLTLVHKGNIMKFTEGAFKTWGYEVAEQEFADKVFTWNQYDKIKEAEGTEAANKAQSAAEAEGKIIVKDSIADIFLQQILTRPKEFDVVATMNLNGDYISDALAAQVGGIGIAPGANINYETGHAIFEATHGTAPKYAGLDKVNPSSVLLSGVLLLEHLGWNEAANSITKSVEQTIASKVVTYDFARLMEGATEVKCSEFADELIKNLK
- the mdh gene encoding malate dehydrogenase translates to MSKRKKITVVGAGFTGATAAFLAAQKELGDIVLVDIPQAENPTKGKALDMAEAGPVLGFDANIIGTSDYAETADSDVVIITAGIARKPGMSRDDLVQTNQKVMKSVTKEVVKYSPNTTIIVLTNPVDAMTYTVYKESGFPKERVIGQSGVLDTARFRTFVAQELNLSVKDVTGFVLGGHGDDMVPLVRYSYAGGIPLETLIPQDRLEAIVARTRTGGGEIVNLLGNGSAYYAPAASLVEMAEAILKDQRRVLPSIAYLEGEYGFEGIYLGVPTVLGANGIEQIIELELTADEKAALSKSVESVKAVMQVLQ